GCAAATTCGGCAATCGAGTCCTGCGCAAATATCTCCAGCACGGCCTTGAGGTCTATCCGGTCAATCCCCGGGAGGCCGAGATCGAAGGCCTCCAGGTCTACTCCAGCCTGGCCCAACTCCCTGACCGAGTCCACAGCCTCTCGATCGTCACCCCGCCCGAAGTCGCCGAGGAGATCGTCCGTCAAGCCATCGCCCGAGGGATCCCCAACCTCTGGATGCAGCCCGGCGCCGAGAGCCCCACCGCCGTCCGGCTGGCCCGGGAAGCCGGCCTCAACGTCATCGCCGACGGCAGCTGCATCCTGGTCGAATTGGGCTAGCCGCGCAGCATCCAATCGCTCCGCCCCGCCGTAAGGCCGGATGGAGGAATGACAGATGCTGCAAACCGAATGGGACATCCTGCAAGACTACGAGAGCAAGGCCCGGGCTTTGAGCCCCGACTTCGTGCGGAGCCTGCCTTGGCATGAGATCTCCCGCCATCCGCTGAAATCCGAATTCATCCCGATCCTGCGCTACATGCGGGACATCGAGGCTTTCACCGAGATCTATTTCGAAGAGCTGGGCCTCACTCCGACCGGCCGAAACCCGGCGATCCGCCGCTTCATGGAAAGATGGCGCAGCGAGGAAGCCCAGCATGGCGAGCTGCTCCACCGCTTTCTCGGCGAAGCCGGCGCCGCGGCCGAGAGCGACTGGTTCGCCGCCGCCAAGGGCCGGGTCCCGCGGCGCTACCGGCTGGAAAGCCGCATCAACGGCTGGATCACCCGGCTCTTCGGTAAAAACTTCTCGGCCACCCACATGGTCTGGGGGGCGATCAACGAGCTCTTGACCTTGCAAGGCTATCGCCGCTTGGCCCAGATTTCAGGCCATCCGGTCTTGGAAACCCTGCTCCGCGGCATCATGCAGGAGGAGGCCATCCACATCTCCTTCTATTATAATGTCGCCGAGCTCGAGCTGAGGAAATCGAAGCTCGGGCGGGTCCTGGCCCGTTTCCTGATCCGTCATTTCTGGGCTCCGGTGGGAACCGGCCTCAAGCCCAAGGTCGAAACCGACCGGGTTGCGGCGGCCCTCTTCGGCGGTCCCGAGGGCCGGCAAGTCCTGGAGAAGCAGGTCAATCCCCGGGTCGAGAAGCTCCCCGGCTTCCAAGGGGTCAAGACGGTGATCGAGCGCCTCGACCTCGCCTGCCGCCTGGGCGCCTATTCCCCCCTTTGAAAAAGGGGGGTTAGGGGGGATTTGACGGAGAACGCAATAGAACCAAAGCTTATTTAAATTGGCCAAGGCTCTCAATCCCCTCCTGACCCCCCTTTTTCAAAGGGGGGAGAACTGGTCCTGGACAAACCGGCAAATCTCGTTAATTTCCCCCCATGGCTCCGGCGCTCTCCATCGTCATTCCGGTCCTCAACGAGGAAAGCAACGTCGAACCGCTCTACCGGCGGCTCAAAGAGGCCTTGGCCGAGCTCGGCGACGTCGAGCTGATCTTCGTCGACGACGGCAGCAACGATTCGACCTTGGCCAAGGTCAAGGCCTTGCGGGAACGCGATCCGGCGGTGAAATACCGCTCCTTTTCGCGGAACTTCGGCCATCAGGTCGCGGTCACCGCCGGCCTCGACGCCGCCCAAGGTGCCGCCGCGGTGGTGATCGACGCCGACCTCCAGGACCCGCCCGAGCTCATCCCCCAGCTCTACGCCAAATTTCAGGAAGGTTACGATGTGGTCTACGCGGTGCGCAGCCAGCGCCACGGCGAGAGCTGGTTCAAGGTAGCCAGCGCCAAGTTCTTCTACCGCCTGCTTCGCTACCTGACCGGCTTCCCGATCCCGGTCGACACCGGCGACTTCCGGCTGCTCAGCCGCCGGGCGGTCGAGGCCTTCGGCAAGCTCCGCGAGCGCCACCGCTACGTCCGGGGCATGGTGAGCTGGATGGGATTCCGCCAAGCCGGCGTCGAATACGTCCGGGACGCCCGCCATTCCGGCCAAACCAAGTACAGCCTGCGCAAAATGCTGCGGCTGGCGATGGACGGGATGACCTCCTTTTCGAACGTGCCCTTGCAGGTCGCCGGCCATCTCGGCTTCTGGATCAGCGGTCTCTCCCTGCTCTACATCCTTTACATCGTCGGGATGAAGCTCTTCACCGACAAGCCGATCATCGGCTGGGCCTCGACGATGATCGCGATCATTTTCTTCGGCGGGGTCCAGCTCATCACCTTGGGCGTCATCGGCGAGTACATCGGGCGGATCAGCGACGAAGTGAAGCGCCGGCCGATCTACATCGTCGCCGAAGACGGGGGAATCGCCCCGTGAACGAGCGCCAAGCCACCGAGGAAGCCTTTCACGACGAATGGGCCAAGGGCATGGATCCGGCCGAGGTCCTGGTGCGGGAGAGCTTCGAGGCGGTCACCGCCTTGGAGAACAAGTACGTTCTGAGCCAGATCGGCAAGCTCGAGGGAAAGCGGATTCTGGAATTGGGCTGCGGCGCCGGCGAGGGCTCGGTTTATTTCGCGAGCCACGGCGCCGAGGCGGTGGCGACCGACATTTCCGGCGGGATGATCGAGGTCGTCAAGGAAGTCGCCAAGCACCATGGAACCCAGGTCGAGGCCCGGAAGATGACGGCCGAGCAGATCGATTTCCCGGATCAAAGCTTCGACGTGGTCTACGGCAACGGCGTCCTCCACCACGTCGATTTCCGCAAAGCGATCACCGAGGCCGCCCGGGTCCTGAAGCCCGGGGGCAAGGCGATCTTCATCGAGCCCCTGTCCTACAACCCGGTGATCAACGTTTACCGGCGCATCGCCCGGACCGTGCGGACGCCGGACGAGCGGCCCTTCCGCTTCCCCGACCTCCGCGAGATGTATCCCTATTTTCGGCAGGGCCATCACCGGGAGTTCTGGTTCACGACGCTCTACATCTTTCTACATTTCTATCTGTTCGAGCGGGCCGATCCGGCCAAGGAACGCTATTGGAAGAAGGTGATTAAGGACGCGCCGCGCTTCGCCCGCCTCTTCCGCTTCCTCAATGCTTTGGACCGGGGATTTTTGAAGACGCTCCCCTTCCTTCGCTATTTCTGCTGGAACAGCGTCATCGTCCTGGAAAAGTAGCCGAGGTCATCCTGAGCGAAGCGAAGGATGACGCTCGAAAACCTAAATGCCGAACGATTTTTGGACGTTCTTCAAAATGAAGCTAAGGTCCAAGCTGCCGAACTTGAGGCAGCCGTCGGCAAAGTCGAAATCGAAGGGATAGATCAAGTCGCAAGGCTCATCGACGCATTCGCAGCCGTCGAGCTCGCAAACGCCCTCGCTGAAATTGACGTCGTCGCAATCGAGGTCGTCGGCGATGAAGCCGCAATCTTCGGCGCTGCCCACCAGGAAGTCGTAATCGCAGTCTCCGCAGGCGTTGAGCACGAAAACCGAGGAAAGAAGAACGGCAAGGATGGCGAAGGTCGAAAGGTGTTTCTTCATGAATAGGCTCCTCGAAATGAGATTGAATGGGGAGCATCATCGCACCGATCCCTGGGCCTGACAAAGAAATTTTGGCGGAGCGCCGGAAGCCTATTCGGGCAGGGGAATGAACTCGACCTCGTCGCCCGGAACCTTGGGAAAGCCGCCGGCCTTCCAGGCCCGCTTGGCCGCCTCGATCCGTTCGGGCGAGCTGGAGACGAAATTCCACCAGATGTGGCGGGGGCCGTCGAGCGGCTCTCCGCCCAGCAGCATCAGCCGGGCGCCCTTGGCCGAAGCCAGCCGCACCGCAACCTTCGGCGCGAAAACCAGCATCTGGCCCTCGCTCCCGCGCTCGGCGCCGCAAGCAACCTCGCCTGCGACGACGTAGACCGCCCGCTGGCTTGGTTCCCGGGGAAGGTCCAAGACCGCGCCCGGCTCGAGGGCGGCATCGACGTAAAAAAGTTCGGAGAGAGTGGCCACCGGCGAGGCCAGACCGTAGGCCGACCCGACCAAGAGACGAAGCGAAGCGCCACCGCTCTCGAGCTTCGGCAAATCGGCGGCCGAATAGTGGCGGAAACTGGGCCGGACTTCCTCCTGAGCCTTGGGCAAGCCCACCCAAAGCTGAATGCCGTGGACCCGGGAGCCGCCGACCCGCAGCGCCGGCGGGGTCCGCTCCGAATGGACGATGCCCTGGCCGGCCGTCATCCAATTGATTTCGCCGGGCCGGATCGGCTGGACCGATCCCAAGCTGTCGCGGTGCAGGATCTCGCCCTCGAAGAGATAGGTGACGGTCGCCAAGTTGATGTGGGGATGAGGCCGGACGTCGATGCCTTGGCCGGGACCGAATTCGGCCGGACCCATGTGGTCGAAAAATAGAAAGGGCCCGACCATCGCCACCGCCGAGGCCGGGAGGAGACGGCGCACCGTGAAGCCGCCGAGGTCGCGGCTTCGTCCTTCGATGAGGGTTTCGAGAACCGGGGTTTCGGGGCTTTCTTGGCAAATCGGCTCGGCGGTCGGCATCCAGCTCATGCCGACATTCTAGGACCAAACCATCCGGCCGTCGAGGGCGCTTAAAAATCGGGGTCGATCATGAAACCGTGGATACCCTTGGCGAGGAACTGAACCGCGATGCAGATCAGGAAAAAACCCATCAGGCGGCTGAAGACGTTGATGCCGCCGACTCCGAGGTATTTGGTGAGCTTCGAAGCCCCCAAGAGGACGAAATAGGAGAAGAGCGCCACGACGAAGATTCCCAGCAAGACGAAGAGATGATCGATCAGGCCGGTAGTGTCGGCGGCGATGCTGAGAACAACCGCGATGGAGCCGGGGCCGCTCAAACTGGGCAGGGCCAGCGGAACCAAGGCGATGTCTTTCTTGGTCAAGGCCTCGGTCTGTTCCTTGGGAGTGATCGGGCTCTCCGCCGGAAAGAGCATGCGAAATCCCACCACCAAAATGATCAGGCCGCCGGCAACCCGGATTCCGGGCTCGGAGATGCCGAAGAAGCGCATCACCAGGGTGCCGGCGATCAGGAAAAACGCGAGGATGAAGAACATATAGATGCAGGTCTGGCGGGCGGTTCGACTCCGGCTTTGGGAGCTGTCGCCCTGAGTGAGGCTGATGAAAAGGGCGGCGGTGGAAAAGGGATTGGCGATGGGCAGAAGCGCGGCGACGGTCAAAAGCAGCAGGGTCATGCCGGCCATCATGCCTGTGGACTGCAGACTTATAAATCATGAAATTTCATGAACCAACCCGGCCGCCGGCCGGCGGCGTTTTTCAGCCTTGAAAAAATATCTAACAATCACGGCACCTTAGCTGGGGCCTGGTGCGGCCGGGGCTGGCATGGCCTTTGGATTAACTTCCTCTCGAACGCGCTCCCCTAGGGAATCCTAGGCCAGAGAAAGAGGAATGAAATGCTGAACCGAATTGAAAGAAACCATTTGCCCATCGCCCAGCCCGAGCCGCGCAAACTCGCTCCGAAAGCGGCTTCCCGGCCGGTCCAAACGACGATCGCGGCGTCTCAACCCGATCCCGTCGGCGTCGCGCTGATGCGCTCGGAGCGGGGCGATGCCTTCACCGATCATTACTATAGCGCCATGAAGGCCGCGGATCATGTCGATGGCCGGGCCTTTCTCCAACACTATCGGGCCCTGAAACACGGCGCCCGGAGCCAAGGGATGAGCGCCGAGGATTTTCGCTCCTTCGAGCGTTGCCTCTATCGCCGCTTCTACCGGGCGGCCAGCCGCGACTCGATGCAAAGGCTCCAAGGCGGCCGCGAGCTCAAGGTCCAAGCCGAAGAGCTCGCCTACCTCGCCAGGGTCGGCGGCATTTCGGCCAACCAGCTCGAGCGCGACGCCATCGCGATGCGCCGCAGCCGCTGCACCGGCGAGATGAAGGCCATCGTCGCCCGCCACGGCGGACCCTTCAGCCGGCACCTGGCCTAATCGAGAAAAGCCTCAAGGAAATATGAAGGTCGCACCCACCGTGGTGTCGAGGTCTTGGCCGGAGCCGGAAAGGCCCACCGAGATCGCGCAATCGAGCGTCCAGGATTCGGAAAGCTCGTAGATCGCCCCGAGCAGCAGGGTCGCGGGATTGAAGGCGATCGCCGGATTGAAATTGGTGTTGCCGAAGACCTCGGTCACCAAATGAAAGGGCCGGTTCAGGAAATTCCCCACCGTATAATCGACGGCGACCCCGTAGATCACGTCGCGATGGCCGCGGGAAGGGCCGCTGACCGTGAAGTCGAGCCCGAGCATCCCGTGCAGCTGGAACTCCTCGATCCGCTTGGAGACGATCCCGAAAAAACCGGCCTCGCGATTGCCGGTGCCCAGGCCTTCGGAGTCCTCACCGGTGTCGAACTTGAAGTAGCCCTGGAGGGCGAAGGCCGGAATCGCCCCCTTGTCCGGATAGAGCAGGCCCTTGACCGTGGCCCGGATGTCGCCCAGGCCCGGCGCCAAGCCCTGCCCTTCCTGCTGGCCGACGACGAAAGGAAGCTCCAGGGTGAACTCGAGGCGGTTGGCGAGACCCGCTCCCGGCACCAGAAGGAAGATGTGATTGCGCGATTCGTCGAAGGCGGCGGCGTATTCCCAGCTCATCTCGAGCTGACCTTTGCCATGGGGCAGGACGCTGGCGTCCTCGGTGGTGAGCGGGCGATAGGCATGAAGGAAGCCGGCGAAAGACAGCAAGGCGACAACCATCGCCAGCCCTTGCCCGAAGAGCCTGGCGAGCGAGGAAGCCACTAGGCGAAGGCCCGCGCGGCTCGGACCGCGGCCTCGACGTGCCGGAGGTCGGTCCCGCAGCAGCCGCCCAGGACGCGGAGATTTTTCAATTTCGCGAAGAGCTCGCCGTGCTGGCGGCCGAACTCGGCCGGATCGCCCTCATCCAATTCCGGACTGTCGTTGAGCTCGGCGTGGCTTTTGGCCGAGGCATTGGCCCGGAGGCCCTGGATTCGAGCCAGCCAGGGCTCCTCGCCGGCCAAGGTTTCGGCAAAGTGATTGGGATGGGCGCAGTTGATCATGTAGTGGGCCGGCGCCCGCGGCGCTTGCCGGTCGACGGCCTCGATCGCGCTGCCGATCGTCTGGCCGGTGGGCAGGCGGCCGTCGGTTTCGACGGTGAAGGCAATCACCGCCGGCAAGCCCACCGCCGCCGCGGCCCGGGCGATGCCGATGGCTTCCTCGACGTAATTGATCGTGATCGCGGCGATCCGGTCGACCGCGGCGGTGGCGAAGACGCCGATTTGGAAAGAATGGTAGCGCTCGGCCTCCTCCGGGCTCATGAGGTTCGAAGGCTGGTAGCCATCGCCGCGCGGGCCGACGCAGCCGCTGACCAAAACCCGGGTCTTGGGGCTTTCATAATCTTTGCGCAGCCGCTTCAACATGGCGATGGCCCGGAAATTGGCCTCGATCAGGGCCGGCTCCGAATAGCCGAGCTTGGCCGCCCAATCGGGGCTGGCCCGCCAAGTCGGGCTTTCAAGGATGAGGTTCAAGCCCAGCTTTCGGGCCAGCTCGGCGTATTCCCGAAAATATTCTTCCAAGGCCGCCCGGCCCGCGGCGGTTTTCAAGAGGTCGAAAGCCGCGAAGTGCGGGAGGTCTTGGCCTCGGTGAAAGATCAGGTCGGTTTCGATGCCGCCGTCGGTGAGATAAATTTCCCGTCCCATGCTATTCCACCCTTCCCACCCGAAGCGAAAGCGGGAAATCGAAACGCTTCGCCGCTTCGCCGGGCCAAGCCGCTTGCAAAGAAGCGGCGAATTCCGCCACCGGGTCGCTGCCCCGGTCTTTGATATAATGCTGCACGCTCGACCAAGTGCCGAGATAGCCTAGCAGATCTTCGCGGCTCCAAGAAAGGCTCATGCTGAAAGAGCGGGCCGGAAGCTCGCGGTAAGGAAAGGCCACGGTCGCATAGCCGTCCTCGACGTACTTCCTCTCCTTGTCCCAGTAGGAGCCGACCTTGTCGCGGTAAAATTCCCGGACCAAGGCTTCGACCTTGAGGTCCTCGCAATTCGCCAAACCGTAGCACCAGATCGCCACGATTCCCTCGGGCCGGGCCACTCGCCGGACCTCGGCGGCGAAGGCCGCGAAGTCGAGCCAATGATAAGCCTGGGCCACCGTGATCAAGTCGAAGCGATGATCGGGGAAAGGAGTATGCTCGGCCGGCGACACCCAATACTCGATCTTGGGATGGGCGACCGCCTGCTCGATTTGCTTGGCGCTCAAGTCGCTGGCATCGATCCGCTCGAAATAAGGGGTCAGGGCCAGGGCGGCCTGGCCGTTGCCGGTGGCGCAGTCCCAGGCCGCACGGCGCCGAGTCACCAGGGAAGCGAGGTATTCGAAAAGCGCCTTCGGGTAAGTCGGGCGGTAGCGGGCGTAAACGCCGGCCTGAGTCGAGAAGAGATCCTTGGGCATGCCCCAGCATATCTCTTTTCGGGCTGGGGTCCAAAAAAAACGGGATTCGGCCCGCGCTCGGCCGAATCCCGTTTTCTTTTTCAATCACGATCAATGGCTGTGGTGGGTCACCCCGCCGCTCCAACCGACGATCGTCAAGTCGCGGGCGACTTCGACCGTCCGAAGGATGCCGGCCTCGATGGCTTCCTCGACCACGCTGGCCGAAATCAGCGGCTCGAAACCGTGGCCCAAGTCGACCTCGAAGGGCGCCTGACGGATCGGCGTGATCACGAAGCTGCCGTCGTCGGGCTGGATCCAGGGAATGTCGGGATTGGCCTCGACGGTCCGGTAATGGACGTTATCGGCTGTCGCGTTGGGCCCCGGCTCGACCACCAGGAAGTCGACGACCTTACTGTGACCGTAGGGCGTGCGGGTGGTGACGTGGTCGTGGACGTAGGGATAGTTCGGGTCCAAGGTCAGCTCGTCGAGCGGATGGCCGCCGTCGACCGGGCCGATGATGTAGACCGACACCGTGCCCGGATCTTGCGGCGGGATGCTGAAGCTGCCGTAGATGCTCCGGGACTGGCCGTCGATCCAGGCCGAATCCTCGAAGTCCGCCGGCGGCGAGCTCCAAGCCAAGCTTGAGGTTAAGACAAGGGCCAAGGTGGCGAGAAAGCCGAGCACGGACTTCCACGACGCAGAGGTACGCTCATAGCGATTCATGATGAATCCCCCAATCATAGATGTGTTTTTGTTGAGTCTCTTAACCCCGAAAATAGAGACGAGCCTGGCGATTATCCCGGCTCCTCGCGAAACTTGTCAAGCAGCGAGGCTCCGCTATACTGCCGTCATGGATTTTTTGATCTTCTTCGGCTTCATGTTGCTGGTGCTCGCCATCGGCGCGGTCTTCGTCGTGCGCCGGGGCTTGGAGATGAAAAAATTGGCCCAAGAGGGCCGGCCGGCCCGGGCCCGGATCGTGAAGAAGGCCCGAGTTCGGCGCAAGGGCTCCAACCCCGCCAGCCTGACTTACGAATTCCAAGACGGCTTCGGCAAGCTGCATCGAAGGCGGATCTTCGTATCGGAGACGGTCTACGCCCAGCACGAGGAAGGCGGCGACTTGGAGATCGTCTATTTATTGGACAAGCCCGAGGTCAGCGGAGCGAAATATCTGGTCGAAGAAGTGAAGAGGGCGCTTTGATGGAGATTCGAGTTTGCATCGACGTGCCGGAGATGGACGCGGCTCTGCGCTTCTACGTCGAGGGCTTGGGACTAACCGCCGGCCGGCGCTTCGATCCGAAGTGGGCCGAGCTGCTGGGGGCCTCGGCGCCGATCGACCTCTTGGTCAAGGAGGAGGCCAGCCCGCCTTTCGCCGGCGCCGCGGAGCAGCGGGATTACCGGCGGCACTGGACGCCGACCCATCTCGATTTCGTGGTGCCCGACATCGAGGCCGCGGTGAAGCGGGCCGAGGCTTTCGGCGGCCGTTTCGAGCGCGAGGTCTTGGGGCAAGCCTATGGCCGCTTGGCCCTGATGAGCGATCCCTTCGGCAACGGCTTTTGCTTCTTGGAGTTCAAGGGCAAGGGCTACGATGAAATCAAGGCCCTGCCATGAGCTGGATGATGACCGGCTTTATGGCCTTGATGGGATTCTGCTTCTTCCTCCCGCCGCTGCTCTTCGTGAGCTACAAAATGATCTTCCGGCTCGGCAGCCGCAAAGCCCGAGCCAAGGTCCTGCGCATCGAGCGCAACCGCGATCCCGATAGCGGCTCGATCATGATCCAACCGGTCTTCGAGTTCTGGACCGCCGACGGCCAAAGGCTGGAGGCCCGCACCGGCGTGAGCTACGGCCTGCGCTATATGCCGGTGGTCGGCTCGACCGTGAAGCTCTATTACCGGCCCGACAGCCAGCCTCTCAAGGTGGACGTCGCCAGCCGCGGCCTTTGGCAGGTCGCAGGGGCCCTGATGCTGACCGGCTTGGTGATGATGGCGCCTTTCCTCTTTCTGGCAACGAAATCGATATTTTTGCGATAAGGGCTTTTACTCTTGGGGGCATGATGTGGCCGATTTTGGCGCTGGCAGCCGTGGTTCTAACCGGTTGCAGCCTTTCAAAAGACGAAGATTCCGGAAAATCCCAGGCGCTGCCACCGGCTCCGGCTCCGCCGCCGAAGCCGCCGGAGCAGGATCAAGGCTATCGCCGGACTTGCCTGACCGATGCGAGCTGTCCCGCCGCCGAGCGCGAAGCCTCTTTTTATGATTACGTCGGCGGGGTCTACGGCGAGAAGGGCCGGGTTCATTTCGGCAAGGCCGGGGAGGCGCAAGTGCTGACCGTCGGCGAGCGGCGTTACGTCACCGATAAATTCGGCGTCTACAAAATCGGCGATGCCGAGACCTACTTGTCGAAGGCCCAGGCGGCTTACTTTCGGGACCTGAAATTCCCGCCCGACCCGGCCTGCCGGAACGAGCCCGCTCGAACTCCACCCAGCTTCCG
Above is a window of bacterium DNA encoding:
- a CDS encoding CoA-binding protein; its protein translation is MTSREAKRRFLESPAFAVVGASRDRRKFGNRVLRKYLQHGLEVYPVNPREAEIEGLQVYSSLAQLPDRVHSLSIVTPPEVAEEIVRQAIARGIPNLWMQPGAESPTAVRLAREAGLNVIADGSCILVELG
- a CDS encoding glycosyltransferase family 2 protein; this translates as MAPALSIVIPVLNEESNVEPLYRRLKEALAELGDVELIFVDDGSNDSTLAKVKALRERDPAVKYRSFSRNFGHQVAVTAGLDAAQGAAAVVIDADLQDPPELIPQLYAKFQEGYDVVYAVRSQRHGESWFKVASAKFFYRLLRYLTGFPIPVDTGDFRLLSRRAVEAFGKLRERHRYVRGMVSWMGFRQAGVEYVRDARHSGQTKYSLRKMLRLAMDGMTSFSNVPLQVAGHLGFWISGLSLLYILYIVGMKLFTDKPIIGWASTMIAIIFFGGVQLITLGVIGEYIGRISDEVKRRPIYIVAEDGGIAP
- a CDS encoding class I SAM-dependent methyltransferase, encoding MNERQATEEAFHDEWAKGMDPAEVLVRESFEAVTALENKYVLSQIGKLEGKRILELGCGAGEGSVYFASHGAEAVATDISGGMIEVVKEVAKHHGTQVEARKMTAEQIDFPDQSFDVVYGNGVLHHVDFRKAITEAARVLKPGGKAIFIEPLSYNPVINVYRRIARTVRTPDERPFRFPDLREMYPYFRQGHHREFWFTTLYIFLHFYLFERADPAKERYWKKVIKDAPRFARLFRFLNALDRGFLKTLPFLRYFCWNSVIVLEK
- a CDS encoding pirin family protein — encoded protein: MSWMPTAEPICQESPETPVLETLIEGRSRDLGGFTVRRLLPASAVAMVGPFLFFDHMGPAEFGPGQGIDVRPHPHINLATVTYLFEGEILHRDSLGSVQPIRPGEINWMTAGQGIVHSERTPPALRVGGSRVHGIQLWVGLPKAQEEVRPSFRHYSAADLPKLESGGASLRLLVGSAYGLASPVATLSELFYVDAALEPGAVLDLPREPSQRAVYVVAGEVACGAERGSEGQMLVFAPKVAVRLASAKGARLMLLGGEPLDGPRHIWWNFVSSSPERIEAAKRAWKAGGFPKVPGDEVEFIPLPE
- a CDS encoding MarC family NAAT transporter produces the protein MTLLLLTVAALLPIANPFSTAALFISLTQGDSSQSRSRTARQTCIYMFFILAFFLIAGTLVMRFFGISEPGIRVAGGLIILVVGFRMLFPAESPITPKEQTEALTKKDIALVPLALPSLSGPGSIAVVLSIAADTTGLIDHLFVLLGIFVVALFSYFVLLGASKLTKYLGVGGINVFSRLMGFFLICIAVQFLAKGIHGFMIDPDF
- a CDS encoding transporter produces the protein MVVALLSFAGFLHAYRPLTTEDASVLPHGKGQLEMSWEYAAAFDESRNHIFLLVPGAGLANRLEFTLELPFVVGQQEGQGLAPGLGDIRATVKGLLYPDKGAIPAFALQGYFKFDTGEDSEGLGTGNREAGFFGIVSKRIEEFQLHGMLGLDFTVSGPSRGHRDVIYGVAVDYTVGNFLNRPFHLVTEVFGNTNFNPAIAFNPATLLLGAIYELSESWTLDCAISVGLSGSGQDLDTTVGATFIFP
- a CDS encoding homocysteine S-methyltransferase family protein codes for the protein MGREIYLTDGGIETDLIFHRGQDLPHFAAFDLLKTAAGRAALEEYFREYAELARKLGLNLILESPTWRASPDWAAKLGYSEPALIEANFRAIAMLKRLRKDYESPKTRVLVSGCVGPRGDGYQPSNLMSPEEAERYHSFQIGVFATAAVDRIAAITINYVEEAIGIARAAAAVGLPAVIAFTVETDGRLPTGQTIGSAIEAVDRQAPRAPAHYMINCAHPNHFAETLAGEEPWLARIQGLRANASAKSHAELNDSPELDEGDPAEFGRQHGELFAKLKNLRVLGGCCGTDLRHVEAAVRAARAFA
- a CDS encoding class I SAM-dependent methyltransferase; amino-acid sequence: MPKDLFSTQAGVYARYRPTYPKALFEYLASLVTRRRAAWDCATGNGQAALALTPYFERIDASDLSAKQIEQAVAHPKIEYWVSPAEHTPFPDHRFDLITVAQAYHWLDFAAFAAEVRRVARPEGIVAIWCYGLANCEDLKVEALVREFYRDKVGSYWDKERKYVEDGYATVAFPYRELPARSFSMSLSWSREDLLGYLGTWSSVQHYIKDRGSDPVAEFAASLQAAWPGEAAKRFDFPLSLRVGRVE
- a CDS encoding DUF3592 domain-containing protein translates to MDFLIFFGFMLLVLAIGAVFVVRRGLEMKKLAQEGRPARARIVKKARVRRKGSNPASLTYEFQDGFGKLHRRRIFVSETVYAQHEEGGDLEIVYLLDKPEVSGAKYLVEEVKRAL
- a CDS encoding VOC family protein, which gives rise to MEIRVCIDVPEMDAALRFYVEGLGLTAGRRFDPKWAELLGASAPIDLLVKEEASPPFAGAAEQRDYRRHWTPTHLDFVVPDIEAAVKRAEAFGGRFEREVLGQAYGRLALMSDPFGNGFCFLEFKGKGYDEIKALP
- a CDS encoding DUF3592 domain-containing protein, translating into MSWMMTGFMALMGFCFFLPPLLFVSYKMIFRLGSRKARAKVLRIERNRDPDSGSIMIQPVFEFWTADGQRLEARTGVSYGLRYMPVVGSTVKLYYRPDSQPLKVDVASRGLWQVAGALMLTGLVMMAPFLFLATKSIFLR